A DNA window from Armatimonadota bacterium contains the following coding sequences:
- a CDS encoding homocysteine S-methyltransferase family protein, translating into MNALIEQLLTHSPVVTDGAWGTELQARGLPIGASPDPWNIEQPDKVEAVARAYAEAGSRIILTNTFGATRISLARYGLGGKASEINREGARISRRAAGDGVLVFGSMGPMGAMLAMGEVSEAEVVASFEEQATALAEGGAHGLVIETMSDLVEASIAVAAAKKTGLPVVGCMAFGAGKDGARTMMGVTPEQAAEALERAGADVIGANCGPSADIMRGICGRLKAATTLPIWMKPNAGAPQLVDGKAVCPMTAAEFVSESLAMVDAGASFIGGCCGSTPEFIRALATALSSKDRTE; encoded by the coding sequence ATGAACGCGCTCATCGAGCAATTGCTGACACATTCACCGGTGGTAACTGACGGCGCATGGGGCACGGAGCTTCAAGCGCGCGGCCTGCCGATCGGCGCGTCCCCGGACCCATGGAATATTGAACAGCCGGACAAGGTCGAGGCGGTGGCCCGCGCCTACGCGGAAGCCGGCAGCCGGATTATCCTCACCAACACCTTCGGCGCGACCCGCATTTCCCTCGCCCGCTATGGCCTGGGAGGCAAGGCTTCCGAAATCAACCGGGAGGGAGCGCGCATCTCCCGCCGCGCCGCCGGGGACGGCGTTCTGGTCTTTGGATCGATGGGACCGATGGGCGCAATGCTAGCCATGGGTGAGGTCTCCGAGGCCGAGGTCGTCGCGTCGTTTGAGGAGCAGGCCACTGCGCTCGCTGAAGGCGGCGCTCACGGTCTGGTCATCGAAACGATGTCCGACCTGGTGGAGGCCTCGATCGCTGTAGCGGCCGCGAAAAAGACGGGCCTGCCCGTCGTTGGCTGCATGGCCTTCGGCGCCGGCAAGGACGGCGCCAGGACGATGATGGGCGTCACCCCCGAACAGGCGGCGGAGGCTCTGGAGCGAGCGGGGGCGGACGTCATCGGCGCGAACTGCGGTCCGTCAGCCGATATCATGCGCGGCATCTGTGGCAGGCTTAAGGCAGCGACCACCCTGCCGATCTGGATGAAACCGAACGCCGGGGCGCCGCAACTGGTAGATGGCAAGGCAGTCTGCCCTATGACCGCGGCGGAGTTCGTAAGTGAATCGCTGGCGATGGTTGACGCCGGCGCGTCTTTCATCGGCGGGTGCTGCGGAAGCACGCCTGAGTTCATCCGCGCTCTCGCCACCGCTCTATCCAGCAAGGATCGCACGGAGTAA
- a CDS encoding uroporphyrinogen decarboxylase family protein, with translation MTLSAVNPGDRLAGFDFEAHNAEVREMWAAYRDGQPTRTPIIVGTTTRFFMANPAANPERLTFRTYTEDPDVMFDAQLRFARWRGFNILQDAELGLGLPERWQVSVDFQNYWEPAWFGCPVEYLDGEVPDTRQAFEAAPERVMQNGLPEPFGGIMARGLEYHERFVERAASEEYLDRPIEVLPPWYGVGYNGPMTVACALFGPTWVCEAMALERERLQTLLTFITEATISRMTAWRTRCGVPIPEVNGGGMDDSIAMISVPMLKRHILPHLKRIYEVFTTGRRAIHCCGDATRHFPTLQRELGIQSYDTGFPVDFAWLREQLGPDAEIQGGPHVELVRSGTPEEIYGETVRILQTGILSGGRFTLREGNNLGPGTPLENTEAMYRAGRDHGYRREAQ, from the coding sequence ATGACTCTGTCCGCCGTCAACCCGGGCGATCGCCTGGCCGGATTCGATTTCGAAGCCCACAACGCGGAGGTCCGCGAGATGTGGGCCGCGTACCGGGACGGTCAACCCACACGCACGCCCATTATCGTCGGTACGACGACACGTTTCTTCATGGCGAACCCGGCCGCCAACCCGGAACGCCTGACCTTCCGCACTTACACGGAAGATCCTGACGTCATGTTCGATGCGCAACTCCGCTTTGCGCGCTGGCGGGGGTTCAATATCCTGCAGGATGCGGAACTCGGGCTCGGCCTCCCGGAGCGCTGGCAGGTGAGCGTCGACTTTCAGAACTACTGGGAGCCGGCCTGGTTCGGCTGCCCGGTGGAATATCTGGATGGCGAGGTTCCCGACACCCGGCAGGCGTTCGAAGCCGCGCCGGAACGCGTGATGCAGAATGGGCTGCCGGAACCGTTCGGCGGCATCATGGCGAGAGGCCTGGAGTACCACGAGCGCTTCGTCGAACGCGCGGCCTCGGAGGAGTATCTGGACCGTCCCATCGAGGTCTTGCCGCCCTGGTACGGCGTTGGATACAATGGCCCCATGACGGTCGCCTGCGCGCTTTTTGGCCCAACCTGGGTCTGCGAGGCGATGGCCCTGGAGAGGGAGCGACTACAAACGCTCCTGACGTTCATCACGGAAGCCACCATCTCGCGCATGACGGCGTGGCGCACTCGGTGCGGCGTCCCGATTCCAGAGGTTAACGGCGGCGGGATGGACGACAGCATCGCGATGATCTCCGTTCCGATGTTGAAGCGCCACATCCTCCCACACCTCAAGCGCATTTATGAGGTCTTCACCACCGGGCGCCGCGCCATACACTGTTGCGGAGACGCGACGCGGCATTTCCCGACGCTGCAGCGTGAACTTGGCATTCAATCATACGACACCGGGTTTCCGGTGGATTTCGCGTGGCTTCGAGAGCAGCTCGGGCCGGATGCGGAGATTCAGGGCGGGCCGCATGTCGAGCTCGTGCGATCGGGCACGCCGGAGGAGATCTACGGCGAGACGGTCCGGATTCTACAGACAGGCATTCTGTCCGGCGGGCGATTCACACTGCGTGAGGGCAACAACCTCGGCCCGGGGACGCCGCTTGAAAACACCGAAGCGATGTACCGAGCCGGACGCGACCACGGATATCGGAGGGAAGCACAATGA
- a CDS encoding uroporphyrinogen decarboxylase family protein — translation MTPSTPADRLHGFDFDAHNAEVKEMWEAFWAGSPTRTPVIVGTNTRFSILDPVAGASAPSFQKYMEDPDAMFDAQIAFQRWVRFNILQDADLGLPATAWWVSPDFQNTYEAGWFGCEVEFRDGQVPATRPDFEDCPERVMEHGLPDPFGGSLATGWEFYQYFKDRASREEYLGRPIEARMPGFGYGSDGVMTVACNLFGADFVCTTMATDPDRLHQLFDFIVQATIERVTAWRAREGLPRKRDSFIYADDSIALISTRMYREHVLPFHKMVFDALGTQYGRGIHLCGDATRHFKTLQDELNINWFDTGFPVDFARIREELGPDACIQGGPHVELVHAGTPGQVYDESVRILQTGVLTGGKFVLREGNNLAPGTPVENTESMYRAAREHGWKADDI, via the coding sequence ATGACGCCATCTACACCCGCAGACCGGCTCCATGGATTCGATTTCGACGCGCACAACGCCGAGGTAAAGGAGATGTGGGAGGCTTTCTGGGCAGGGTCCCCCACCCGCACGCCGGTCATTGTGGGCACAAACACGCGGTTCTCTATTCTGGACCCCGTTGCCGGCGCCAGCGCACCGAGCTTTCAGAAATACATGGAAGACCCGGACGCCATGTTCGACGCGCAGATCGCGTTTCAGCGCTGGGTCAGGTTCAACATTTTGCAGGACGCGGATCTGGGTCTCCCTGCCACAGCCTGGTGGGTCTCACCCGACTTTCAGAACACTTATGAGGCGGGCTGGTTTGGCTGCGAGGTCGAGTTCAGGGACGGCCAGGTTCCGGCAACCCGGCCGGATTTCGAGGACTGCCCGGAGCGGGTGATGGAACATGGTCTACCGGACCCGTTCGGCGGCTCACTCGCCACCGGTTGGGAATTCTACCAGTACTTCAAGGACCGCGCGAGCCGCGAAGAGTACCTGGGACGGCCGATAGAGGCGCGTATGCCGGGCTTCGGCTACGGCTCGGACGGCGTGATGACCGTGGCGTGCAACCTCTTCGGTGCCGATTTTGTCTGCACGACAATGGCAACCGATCCGGACAGGCTGCACCAGCTGTTCGACTTCATTGTGCAGGCGACCATCGAACGCGTCACGGCGTGGCGCGCCCGGGAAGGCTTACCTCGGAAGCGTGACAGCTTCATCTACGCCGACGACAGTATCGCGCTGATATCAACGCGGATGTACCGCGAGCACGTGCTGCCGTTCCACAAGATGGTTTTCGACGCTCTCGGCACGCAGTACGGCCGCGGCATCCACCTGTGCGGCGACGCCACACGGCACTTCAAGACCCTCCAGGATGAACTGAACATCAACTGGTTCGACACCGGCTTTCCGGTAGACTTCGCCCGCATCCGGGAAGAACTCGGACCTGACGCGTGCATTCAGGGCGGGCCGCATGTTGAGCTCGTGCACGCCGGAACGCCCGGGCAGGTCTATGACGAGTCAGTTCGAATACTGCAGACCGGCGTGCTCACCGGCGGCAAATTCGTCCTTCGCGAGGGGAACAACCTGGCGCCCGGCACCCCCGTTGAGAACACGGAGTCAATGTACCGGGCCGCAAGGGAGCACGGCTGGAAGGCAGACGACATATGA
- a CDS encoding Gfo/Idh/MocA family oxidoreductase, protein MTKTMTSTSEINIGLIGAGGRGYLAHHAHLPDAGSRLVAAADINDRELALFREKFGKDTLTTRDYHDILAREDVHAVFITSPDFLHEEQAVAALEAGKAVYLEKPMAITTAGCDRILKAAVDNAGRLYLGHNMRHMPFVQKMKELVDSGAIGEVKAGWCRHFVGYGGDAYFKDWHADRSKSTSLLLQKGAHDIDVLHWVCGGYSKRVTAMGGLTVYDRIADKHTPDERGDASWTFDNWPPLSQKGMNPVMDVEDLSMVLMQLDNGVFASYQQCHFTPDGWRNYTVIGTEGRIENLGENEVHMWNRRCHYQSEGDARFREPMDGGGHGGADPRIVEEFLRYVRDGGTTKTSPIAARNAVATGCAATESLRNGSIPQDIAPVAADAIRYFEQGKPE, encoded by the coding sequence GTGACCAAGACAATGACATCAACGAGCGAAATCAACATTGGACTGATCGGCGCCGGCGGGCGCGGCTACCTCGCGCACCATGCCCATCTCCCCGATGCAGGCTCACGCCTCGTTGCGGCAGCGGACATTAACGATCGCGAACTGGCGCTCTTCCGCGAAAAGTTCGGCAAAGACACGCTGACCACGCGGGACTACCACGACATCCTGGCGCGCGAAGACGTTCACGCGGTCTTCATCACGTCGCCCGATTTCCTGCACGAAGAGCAGGCGGTAGCGGCCCTGGAGGCCGGCAAGGCAGTCTACCTTGAGAAGCCGATGGCGATCACCACCGCCGGGTGCGACCGCATCCTCAAGGCAGCGGTGGACAACGCAGGCAGGCTCTACCTTGGGCACAACATGCGCCACATGCCGTTCGTGCAGAAGATGAAGGAGTTGGTGGATTCCGGCGCCATCGGCGAGGTGAAGGCGGGTTGGTGCCGCCACTTCGTCGGGTATGGTGGCGACGCCTACTTCAAGGACTGGCACGCCGACCGCTCTAAATCCACCAGCCTCCTGCTGCAAAAGGGCGCGCATGATATCGACGTCCTGCACTGGGTGTGTGGGGGGTATTCCAAACGCGTGACCGCCATGGGCGGCCTGACAGTCTACGACCGGATTGCAGACAAGCACACGCCCGACGAACGCGGTGACGCGTCGTGGACCTTCGACAATTGGCCCCCGCTCTCACAGAAGGGCATGAACCCGGTGATGGACGTCGAGGACCTCAGCATGGTCCTGATGCAACTGGACAACGGCGTCTTCGCATCGTACCAGCAGTGCCACTTCACGCCGGACGGCTGGCGGAACTACACCGTGATAGGGACCGAAGGGCGGATCGAGAACCTGGGCGAGAACGAGGTTCACATGTGGAACCGCCGCTGTCACTACCAGTCCGAGGGGGACGCCCGTTTCCGGGAACCGATGGATGGCGGCGGCCACGGCGGCGCGGATCCTAGAATCGTAGAGGAGTTCCTGCGATACGTGCGGGATGGCGGGACGACCAAAACCTCGCCCATCGCGGCGCGGAATGCCGTGGCTACCGGGTGTGCGGCGACGGAATCGCTGCGGAACGGCAGCATTCCTCAGGACATCGCGCCTGTGGCGGCGGACGCGATCCGGTATTTCGAACAGGGGAAACCTGAATGA
- a CDS encoding uroporphyrinogen decarboxylase family protein, with protein sequence MTPREIVRAAIQFEPYDGPVPHLELEFQLSDSMFGEPTLYGHDYEALPPHARRDALVANAKLWIRVSERFGYNVITGLHWLPLEAQAESFGIIRELSGDRFMLSANQDGTQAIPNGEQMLDLSIRMADDADGLLSELDARCNRAIENCRLLIDAGAEIVFMCSDYCFNSGPFLSPRMFRRFVTPFLKRQTRAIQEAGGFAVKHTDGNLWPIMDQLLECKPDGLHSIDPMAGMDIRKVRETVGDRVCLFGNVDCSRLQSGTPEEIETSARYCLDHGPLNGTGYVFASSNCIFKGVPEEAYLGMLAVRDAWQNETHNQR encoded by the coding sequence TTGACACCACGCGAAATCGTCAGAGCAGCCATACAGTTTGAGCCTTACGACGGTCCCGTGCCGCACCTGGAATTGGAGTTTCAGCTTTCCGACAGCATGTTCGGCGAGCCAACCCTCTACGGGCACGATTACGAAGCGCTGCCGCCGCATGCACGCCGGGACGCGCTGGTGGCCAACGCGAAACTCTGGATACGAGTCTCGGAGCGCTTCGGCTACAACGTCATCACCGGGCTGCACTGGCTCCCCCTTGAGGCCCAGGCTGAATCGTTCGGCATTATCCGCGAGCTCTCGGGCGACCGGTTCATGCTCAGCGCCAACCAGGACGGTACACAGGCGATCCCCAACGGGGAGCAGATGCTGGACCTGTCGATTCGTATGGCGGACGATGCGGACGGCCTCTTGAGCGAACTGGACGCACGATGCAACCGCGCCATCGAGAATTGCAGGCTTCTCATCGACGCCGGGGCGGAGATCGTGTTCATGTGCTCCGACTACTGCTTCAACAGCGGTCCGTTCCTCTCGCCGCGCATGTTCCGAAGGTTTGTGACGCCCTTCCTCAAGCGGCAGACACGCGCCATTCAGGAGGCCGGCGGGTTTGCTGTGAAGCACACCGACGGCAACCTCTGGCCCATCATGGACCAACTGCTGGAGTGCAAGCCGGACGGCCTTCACAGCATCGACCCGATGGCCGGGATGGACATCCGCAAGGTCCGTGAGACGGTAGGCGATCGGGTGTGCCTGTTCGGCAACGTGGACTGCTCCCGGCTTCAGAGCGGAACCCCGGAGGAGATTGAGACAAGCGCCCGGTACTGCCTCGACCACGGACCTCTGAACGGCACCGGCTACGTATTCGCTTCCAGCAATTGCATTTTCAAAGGCGTGCCCGAGGAGGCCTATCTCGGCATGCTCGCCGTTCGCGACGCATGGCAGAACGAGACGCACAACCAACGATAA
- a CDS encoding uroporphyrinogen decarboxylase family protein, with product MMTPRAAIEAAIRFEPYDGPVPHLELEFQLADEMFGEHAIRWREFETIPKHKRRDELVRNARLWIRIAEGLGWNAITGIHWLPVEEQIETFRLIREFSGDRFMLTTGLTGSQGIPSSDEIGPLVAKMAEDPDSLMEDLEALCAGAIRDIEALTAGGADLVFLLTDYAYNQGPFFSPAMFRRYVSPFAKRCVDAIHKGGAFAIQHSDGDLTMLLDQMLEWGLDGLQSIDPMAGMDIAAVRAKVGKRWCLFGNVNCAYLQHGTADQIEESARYCLEHGPVDGTGYVYTSSNCIFEGVPPENYRTMLAVREAWTRTTH from the coding sequence ATGATGACTCCTCGAGCCGCCATAGAGGCCGCCATACGGTTCGAGCCGTACGATGGGCCGGTCCCGCACCTGGAGCTTGAGTTTCAACTAGCGGACGAGATGTTCGGCGAGCACGCCATCCGATGGCGCGAGTTCGAGACGATCCCGAAGCACAAGCGCCGGGATGAACTGGTGAGAAACGCGCGGCTGTGGATCCGCATCGCCGAGGGTCTCGGCTGGAACGCCATCACCGGCATCCACTGGCTCCCGGTGGAGGAACAGATCGAAACGTTCCGGCTTATCCGCGAGTTCAGCGGAGATCGTTTCATGTTGACAACAGGGCTCACCGGCTCGCAGGGCATCCCCAGCAGCGACGAGATCGGCCCTCTAGTGGCCAAGATGGCCGAAGACCCAGACAGCCTGATGGAAGACCTCGAGGCCCTCTGCGCCGGCGCGATCAGGGATATCGAGGCGCTGACAGCGGGCGGCGCGGACCTGGTCTTTTTGCTCACCGATTATGCGTACAATCAGGGGCCGTTCTTCTCGCCAGCTATGTTCCGCCGATACGTCTCACCTTTCGCCAAACGCTGTGTTGACGCGATTCACAAGGGCGGCGCGTTCGCCATTCAGCATTCGGACGGCGACCTGACCATGCTGCTCGACCAGATGTTGGAGTGGGGTCTGGACGGCCTGCAATCGATAGACCCGATGGCCGGCATGGACATCGCCGCCGTCCGGGCGAAGGTGGGCAAGCGATGGTGCCTCTTCGGAAACGTGAACTGCGCTTACTTGCAGCACGGTACGGCCGATCAGATCGAGGAGAGCGCACGTTACTGCCTTGAGCACGGCCCCGTGGACGGCACCGGGTATGTCTACACGTCCAGCAATTGCATTTTCGAGGGAGTGCCGCCCGAGAATTACAGGACCATGCTCGCCGTGCGCGAGGCATGGACAAGGACAACACATTGA
- a CDS encoding alpha-L-fucosidase, whose translation MNHRSVQRASLAGFAVMLFCGAARPVETTVESKLATVDHIISTGPFAASWESLGGHQVPQWYEDAKFGIFIHWGVYSVPAFGSEWYPRNMYLQGSNEFKHHEATYGSQSKFGYKDFIPLFKAERFSADRWAEVFKQSGAKFVVPVAEHHDGFAMYDCGFSDWNAVKMGPKRDVVGEIAKAVRRKGLVFGLSSHRAEHWWFFNGGREFDSDVKDPANSALYGPATPGETEPDAAFLDNWLARTSELVDKYQPQLVWFDWWIGRPSFKPYLQRFGAFYYDRGAEWQKGVAINYKYDAFPPNAAVLDIERGQLAGIRPQFWQTDTSISKNSWGYVTKQEYKTSGEIIGDLVDIVSKNGALLLNIGPRLDGTIPEEEESVLLAIGRWLKVNGEAIYGTRPWKTFGEGPTQVAEGAFSDTNRKPYTGKDIRFTKKGDTLYAIVLAWPGEKATIKALGTASPLVSGEIKDVRLLGHRGSLKFARTDEGLIVEMPVDMPSSDAVTLKIAGAG comes from the coding sequence ATGAACCATAGATCTGTACAACGCGCTTCATTGGCGGGGTTCGCCGTGATGCTCTTCTGCGGCGCGGCCCGACCAGTGGAGACAACGGTGGAGAGCAAGCTGGCGACGGTCGATCACATCATCTCAACGGGACCTTTCGCAGCCTCGTGGGAATCGCTTGGGGGTCACCAGGTACCCCAGTGGTACGAAGACGCGAAATTCGGCATCTTCATCCACTGGGGCGTCTACTCGGTTCCGGCATTCGGAAGCGAGTGGTACCCGCGCAACATGTATCTGCAGGGGTCTAACGAGTTCAAGCATCACGAGGCTACCTACGGTTCGCAGTCGAAGTTCGGGTACAAGGACTTCATCCCCCTGTTCAAGGCGGAGCGGTTCAGCGCGGACCGGTGGGCGGAAGTGTTCAAGCAATCCGGAGCGAAATTCGTCGTACCGGTCGCCGAGCACCACGACGGCTTCGCTATGTACGACTGCGGGTTCTCCGACTGGAACGCCGTCAAGATGGGACCGAAGCGGGACGTAGTGGGCGAAATCGCCAAGGCAGTTCGCAGGAAAGGCCTCGTATTCGGCCTGTCCAGCCACCGCGCGGAACACTGGTGGTTCTTCAACGGTGGGCGCGAGTTCGACTCCGACGTGAAAGACCCGGCTAACAGCGCCCTGTACGGCCCCGCAACCCCCGGCGAAACCGAGCCGGATGCCGCCTTTCTGGACAACTGGCTGGCGCGCACGAGTGAACTCGTGGACAAGTACCAACCGCAACTCGTGTGGTTCGACTGGTGGATCGGACGGCCGTCGTTCAAGCCCTACCTGCAGAGGTTCGGCGCGTTCTACTACGATCGCGGCGCTGAATGGCAGAAGGGCGTTGCCATCAACTACAAGTACGATGCTTTTCCGCCGAACGCCGCTGTTCTGGACATTGAACGCGGCCAACTCGCGGGTATCCGACCACAGTTCTGGCAGACGGATACCTCCATCTCCAAGAACTCATGGGGCTATGTGACCAAACAGGAGTACAAGACATCCGGCGAGATCATTGGCGACCTGGTGGACATCGTCAGTAAGAATGGTGCGCTTCTTCTCAACATCGGCCCGCGGCTGGACGGCACCATTCCCGAGGAGGAGGAATCCGTCCTGCTCGCCATCGGTCGCTGGCTGAAGGTCAATGGCGAAGCCATCTACGGAACGCGCCCGTGGAAGACATTCGGCGAAGGGCCTACGCAGGTGGCGGAGGGAGCCTTCAGCGACACGAATCGAAAGCCCTACACGGGCAAAGATATCCGCTTCACGAAGAAGGGCGACACGCTGTACGCCATCGTCCTCGCGTGGCCGGGCGAGAAGGCCACGATCAAGGCGCTCGGGACGGCGTCTCCGCTCGTGAGCGGAGAGATCAAGGACGTGCGACTGCTTGGACACCGGGGCAGCCTGAAATTCGCACGAACCGATGAAGGGCTCATCGTGGAGATGCCGGTTGACATGCCGTCTTCCGACGCGGTAACGCTGAAGATAGCCGGCGCCGGGTAG
- a CDS encoding methyltransferase MtaB domain-containing protein produces the protein MAFEMNAAPLNGLAVASLDGFLYGHAPHPVTCGHGVTIGGGEVIPEINFTLPSMDITDATWSEVRQQYSQIIESVCKRAVTLEVPALLVEFETLPPMTVYPAWGAEITRLLADALNKHYQKSGLKSALRLTPNDTREHARPPIMRSGPYWDGMLELFNKAAESGADMIAIESTGGKEIHDDALMNADLRAMVFALGVLGARDMEFLWRHIVDVCRKDGIIASGDTACGFANTALALADQKMIPSVLAAITRVATVPRSLVAYEMGAVGPSKDCAYEGPYMKAIAGVPISMEGAAAACAHLSPIGNIAGAVCDCWSNESVQNVRLLSAFAPTVSMEQLAYDCRLKNAAAATPGGAQQMRDWLVESDSRLNPQAWVLRPDVVLKLSAEIMQETTSYSRTRRAVLATIAELRAAFTDGRLHIAPQETRWLDRFEKEAESLPESEEKFVAEMKLQLAGAPWLPAEYGL, from the coding sequence GTGGCCTTTGAAATGAACGCGGCGCCACTTAACGGGTTGGCAGTGGCGTCTCTGGACGGCTTTCTCTACGGGCATGCGCCGCATCCCGTAACGTGCGGCCACGGCGTGACTATCGGTGGCGGCGAGGTGATCCCCGAGATCAACTTCACGCTTCCGTCCATGGATATTACGGACGCGACGTGGTCCGAGGTCCGCCAGCAATATTCGCAGATTATCGAGAGCGTGTGCAAGCGCGCCGTGACGCTGGAAGTCCCGGCGCTGCTGGTCGAGTTTGAGACGCTGCCTCCCATGACGGTTTACCCGGCGTGGGGCGCGGAGATCACCCGGTTACTGGCCGACGCTCTGAACAAGCACTACCAGAAGAGCGGGCTCAAGAGCGCGCTCCGCCTCACGCCCAATGACACCCGGGAGCATGCGCGCCCCCCCATCATGCGTTCGGGACCGTATTGGGACGGTATGCTGGAGTTGTTCAACAAGGCGGCCGAGTCCGGCGCGGATATGATCGCCATCGAGTCCACCGGCGGCAAGGAGATTCACGACGATGCGTTGATGAACGCCGACCTCCGCGCGATGGTCTTCGCCCTTGGTGTGTTGGGCGCGCGTGACATGGAATTCCTGTGGCGGCACATCGTAGACGTCTGCCGCAAGGATGGCATCATCGCGTCCGGGGATACGGCGTGCGGGTTCGCCAACACCGCTCTGGCGCTGGCGGATCAGAAGATGATCCCGAGCGTGCTTGCCGCCATCACCCGCGTCGCCACCGTACCGCGAAGCCTGGTGGCCTACGAGATGGGCGCCGTCGGCCCCAGCAAAGATTGCGCCTACGAAGGCCCCTACATGAAGGCCATCGCCGGCGTCCCCATCTCGATGGAGGGAGCGGCGGCGGCGTGCGCCCACCTCAGCCCGATCGGCAACATCGCCGGCGCCGTGTGCGACTGCTGGTCGAACGAATCGGTGCAGAACGTCCGCCTCCTGTCAGCCTTCGCGCCGACCGTATCCATGGAACAGTTGGCCTACGACTGCCGCCTGAAAAATGCGGCGGCCGCCACGCCGGGCGGCGCCCAGCAAATGCGGGACTGGCTTGTCGAGTCCGACTCCCGGCTCAATCCGCAGGCCTGGGTGCTTCGGCCGGACGTTGTTCTCAAACTCTCCGCGGAAATCATGCAGGAGACAACTTCATATTCCCGGACGCGCCGCGCGGTTCTTGCCACCATCGCCGAACTGCGCGCCGCCTTCACGGACGGACGCCTGCACATTGCGCCGCAGGAAACGCGCTGGCTCGACCGGTTCGAAAAAGAGGCCGAGTCCCTTCCTGAATCCGAAGAGAAATTCGTCGCAGAGATGAAGCTGCAACTGGCAGGCGCTCCATGGCTGCCGGCCGAGTACGGGCTGTAG
- a CDS encoding corrinoid protein, translating to MDLKPLYEAVLEGDASTARTLTEEALAEGIDPQALLSDYLIPAMDEVGRRFETNEYFVPELLIAARAMKNCLSLIRPLLAESGAKPVGKVAIGTVRGDLHDIGKNLVAAMLEGGGFEIVDLGVDVSPEKFVSAVKESGAQIVALSALLTTTMPGMKQTIDALGDAGVRNNVKIIIGGAPVTQKFATEIGADGFSDTASGAVRIARDLMAV from the coding sequence ATGGACTTGAAACCGCTCTACGAAGCCGTGCTTGAAGGCGACGCCTCCACCGCGCGCACTCTCACCGAAGAAGCCCTCGCCGAGGGGATTGACCCTCAAGCGCTTCTCAGCGACTACCTGATCCCCGCGATGGACGAAGTCGGACGCAGATTTGAGACCAACGAGTACTTCGTTCCGGAACTGCTGATCGCAGCCCGCGCGATGAAGAACTGCCTGTCGCTCATCCGCCCGCTCCTGGCGGAATCCGGCGCGAAGCCTGTGGGAAAGGTGGCTATCGGCACGGTCCGCGGCGACCTTCACGACATCGGCAAGAACCTCGTGGCCGCAATGCTCGAGGGCGGCGGGTTTGAGATCGTTGACCTGGGTGTCGATGTTTCGCCGGAGAAATTCGTTTCGGCTGTCAAGGAGTCTGGGGCTCAGATCGTCGCGCTTTCCGCGCTGCTCACCACCACGATGCCCGGGATGAAGCAGACGATCGACGCGCTCGGCGACGCCGGTGTCCGCAACAACGTGAAAATCATCATCGGCGGCGCTCCCGTTACCCAGAAATTCGCCACCGAGATCGGCGCGGACGGATTCAGCGACACGGCCAGCGGAGCGGTCCGCATCGCCCGCGATCTGATGGCCGTCTAG
- a CDS encoding 4Fe-4S binding protein translates to MAKKIDTELCIQCDACITECPNDGIIVDENGYSIDPRLCTECAGMFAESRCVTVCPVDAVEDAYPREEAEVLISRAADLHPGLFPRD, encoded by the coding sequence ATGGCCAAGAAAATTGACACAGAGCTTTGCATTCAATGCGATGCTTGTATCACGGAATGCCCGAATGACGGGATCATCGTCGACGAAAACGGTTACTCCATCGATCCGCGCCTGTGCACCGAGTGCGCGGGCATGTTTGCGGAGTCCCGATGCGTGACGGTGTGTCCTGTGGATGCCGTGGAAGACGCCTACCCCCGTGAGGAAGCGGAAGTGCTGATCAGCCGGGCGGCCGATCTCCATCCGGGCCTCTTCCCCCGCGACTGA